The following proteins are co-located in the Sandaracinaceae bacterium genome:
- the trkA gene encoding Trk system potassium transporter TrkA, which yields MYIVVIGLGEVGRHLLSVLDHEGHDVVAVDASAEAVAYAEEHYDVASIMGYGASQDVLDRAGVARADIVVAVSNHDEVNLIAALAAKQLGAKQAVARAQGDEWANWTEGIRYGLLGVDVVINPRVLVAQELARVARSHGASDVIDLSQDRVELVQIELAGESRLFNKALKSIDMPTNALVAAIVRDGVLEVPGGDDVFQKGDRVYLIGSPDGVLSAERLFSRTREARRVCIVGGGVVGKSLARELKRSGAKVMLIEKDRETAEAISVELDGIDVVHGDGTHQGLLEEEEVDTYDLFCAVTAMDEVNLMASLLAKRIGCHRTAVTVQRADYVPIYKQLGIDIVLSPRTVASDHILRLSRGGVLHSLTVLENGQAEVVELTVSSHSPAVGRELTKMRDLLPHGALLGAIIHGDRVVIPRGSTKLTAGDRVIVMTKSHARKAVERLFRPRHT from the coding sequence ATGTACATCGTCGTGATAGGCCTGGGCGAAGTCGGCCGACACCTACTGAGCGTGCTCGACCACGAGGGACACGACGTCGTCGCCGTGGACGCTTCCGCCGAAGCCGTGGCGTATGCGGAGGAGCACTACGACGTGGCCAGCATCATGGGCTACGGCGCCAGTCAGGACGTCCTCGACCGCGCCGGTGTCGCCCGCGCCGACATCGTCGTCGCCGTGAGCAACCACGACGAGGTCAACTTGATCGCCGCGCTCGCTGCCAAGCAGCTGGGCGCGAAGCAGGCCGTGGCGCGCGCGCAAGGGGATGAGTGGGCCAACTGGACCGAGGGCATCCGCTATGGGTTGCTCGGCGTGGACGTCGTCATCAACCCGCGCGTGCTGGTGGCGCAGGAGCTGGCGCGCGTCGCTCGCTCACATGGCGCGAGTGACGTCATCGACCTCTCGCAGGACCGCGTGGAGCTGGTGCAGATCGAGCTCGCTGGCGAGTCGCGCCTCTTCAACAAGGCGCTGAAGAGCATCGACATGCCGACCAACGCGCTGGTCGCGGCGATCGTCCGCGACGGGGTGCTCGAGGTGCCTGGCGGCGACGACGTGTTTCAGAAGGGCGACCGCGTGTACCTGATCGGCTCGCCCGACGGCGTGCTCTCGGCCGAGCGCTTGTTCAGCCGCACGCGCGAGGCGCGGCGCGTGTGCATCGTCGGCGGTGGCGTGGTGGGCAAGTCGCTGGCGCGCGAGCTGAAGCGCTCGGGCGCGAAGGTCATGCTGATCGAGAAGGACCGTGAGACCGCGGAGGCCATCAGCGTGGAGCTGGACGGAATCGACGTGGTACACGGCGACGGCACGCACCAAGGGCTGCTCGAAGAGGAAGAGGTGGACACCTACGACCTCTTCTGCGCGGTGACTGCCATGGACGAGGTCAACCTGATGGCGTCCCTGCTCGCGAAGCGCATCGGCTGCCACCGCACGGCCGTGACGGTGCAGCGCGCCGACTACGTGCCCATCTACAAGCAGCTGGGCATCGACATCGTGCTCTCGCCGCGCACCGTCGCGAGCGACCACATCCTCCGCTTGTCACGCGGCGGGGTGCTGCACAGCCTGACGGTGCTCGAGAACGGACAGGCCGAGGTGGTGGAGCTGACGGTGAGCTCGCACAGCCCGGCCGTCGGGCGCGAGCTGACCAAGATGCGCGACCTGCTGCCGCATGGCGCCCTGCTGGGGGCCATCATCCACGGCGACCGCGTCGTCATCCCGCGCGGCAGCACCAAGCTCACCGCCGGTGACCGCGTGATCGTCATGACCAAGAGCCACGCGCGCAAAGCGGTCGAGCGCCTCTTCCGTCCGAGGCACACTTGA
- a CDS encoding cation:proton antiporter: protein MSGHGTHAAPRRHEGRSLRQLLIVVALVVVLVYLHQWAGSAMFGDLDPTAMLALGFVVLGSYTIGALAEVVRLPHITGYLLAGLFFGPSIAHSLLPALASLLGFGAPWPPFDRGVLNENVVHQLKLFDTLAVALIAISAGGELKLNALREGLRAIVGIMLGQYVLVMLVITGFVVAISGVFPSIALPGLTVPTPAAAIGFGILVSAISFATSPSATLAVINETGASGLMSRTVLSSVVLKDVVVIVTFVVGKYVAATMLGAEVEDIGPFLVQHVGGGVGLGIVLGVGSLFYLRVLGKELLLFIVGLVYTATFVAEQLHADKMLMFLMMGFIIGNFSKAGEQLIEKVEQLALPTYVVYFTLAGAGLHLDQLLATLTFALSLVVLRAIAMYLGVRFGGGIGRADPATMRYGWLGFLAQAGVSLTLANQLGGLHGDIGVALGTMVMGGIAVNEVLGPVLFKVAISLAGEGRAAPTEESDDIPHLSVPPPPSSSVHPAPIGSDAPPDDDALRTWPEQERKNPWGKSLHSGSASLDQRVRDLELDLHAIVRDVSSGPLREWRADGEAYLRALRREFLRHHRRMTVRARTSKSENPAEAAAALRSEQAELAERWRGIVLGRGARITQVTWQPEDIVEALDTIVAALPQTLTVPYDPQSFTGRSDETLFQSAQRGLLVTRRAALRVLGQPEPKRELALRDLGRFHLSGTAPDKLQALIALFVQGDRHLANRTRSIFDAIVRGYDQLATQLDQEVQLLEAQRARSARRASESASASPATDAETTPVLPEGTPAEGIPLLGIGGPPSSELTRLSSSPPPPAIDVEARLKLLRADIEEELAIGLEEVRRIAQDGTLRTATALANGLKALKRDTAIYGTYHLPARKRRSSRVFARRLRAIEMLSADIVAHRRASSATYGMLAMELELVGLEARVKDVMLDHSQRLEGELQRRVHQKVERVQQSMADAIHSFHHALATEQAGESLAAQVRLLTEDTERTAAEASRVVLQLHDELRDESKVAPLLDALTVSASALTNRYDVLEGHVGTGEWKLPAALEPVEVAFRDIVQARIDAHIGPELRATTHEIARQVQPLLAALQDLERKLAFNTELATSELDVVADEKIPREVRELLAEMIGGPLERHKSIIDDFVQRSAEWPAEFGARLRDAVKQELRELRSLLADGEFSRARLREFRRETESRKLRHRAEQLPGALQRLRRQFSRSVRVVAGEERFERWRETLGLRGVVRSTALDPKSFAAPAPRADLPVIYRRLFSADTMEAGDVLLGREREIHHAQEILSRRVKGRMRSVALVGIDGVGKAAVSNAIVRTGRFKQVRRVTLSAPSDASVFEEVVRAGSEGQLVVVDGVHWLLSAEPGGFEPLRRFADIVIADGGRHAWLLHADEVFFRYASSVAPLADAFPDRIRLEPLSPEALRGAVMDRSSHSGLGTSFERVEGDSRIEEWLARSASRLRGPMDHYFQELHAASGGLVRDALRLWLASIRGVQNDELVRVGRVPPSAYAALSRLADDVLITLYQIHRQGWMHPRVLAHLFRVDQGAAHAELARLAHLGLLEEQDGQVYRVEVHLRGALARVLIEKGWVR, encoded by the coding sequence ATGAGCGGTCACGGCACACACGCGGCCCCGCGCCGGCACGAAGGACGCTCACTACGGCAGCTGCTGATCGTCGTCGCGCTCGTCGTGGTGCTGGTCTACCTGCACCAGTGGGCGGGCAGCGCGATGTTCGGCGACCTCGACCCCACGGCCATGTTGGCCCTCGGGTTCGTGGTGCTGGGCAGCTACACCATCGGCGCGCTGGCCGAGGTGGTGCGCCTGCCGCACATCACCGGATACTTGCTGGCGGGCCTGTTCTTCGGGCCGTCCATCGCGCACTCGCTGTTGCCCGCGCTCGCGTCGCTGCTGGGCTTCGGCGCGCCCTGGCCACCGTTCGATCGTGGCGTGCTCAACGAGAACGTCGTCCACCAGCTGAAGCTCTTCGACACGCTGGCGGTCGCCCTCATCGCCATCAGCGCGGGCGGCGAGCTCAAGCTGAACGCCTTGCGCGAGGGGCTGCGCGCCATCGTGGGCATCATGCTCGGGCAGTACGTGCTCGTGATGTTGGTCATCACGGGCTTCGTGGTCGCCATCAGCGGTGTGTTCCCCTCCATCGCGCTCCCCGGGCTGACGGTCCCCACGCCGGCCGCGGCGATCGGCTTCGGCATCCTCGTCAGCGCCATCTCGTTCGCCACGTCGCCGTCGGCGACCTTGGCCGTCATCAACGAGACCGGGGCCTCGGGCCTGATGAGCCGTACCGTGCTCAGCTCCGTCGTCCTCAAGGACGTGGTGGTCATCGTCACGTTCGTCGTGGGTAAATACGTGGCGGCCACCATGCTGGGCGCCGAAGTGGAGGACATCGGGCCGTTCTTGGTGCAGCACGTCGGCGGCGGCGTGGGGCTCGGCATCGTGCTCGGCGTGGGATCGCTGTTCTACCTACGCGTGCTCGGCAAGGAGCTGCTGCTCTTCATCGTCGGCCTGGTCTACACGGCCACCTTCGTCGCCGAGCAGCTTCACGCGGACAAGATGCTGATGTTCCTGATGATGGGCTTCATCATCGGCAACTTCAGCAAGGCCGGAGAGCAGCTGATCGAGAAGGTGGAGCAGCTCGCGCTGCCCACGTACGTGGTCTACTTCACCCTCGCAGGCGCGGGGCTGCACCTCGACCAGCTGCTCGCGACGCTCACCTTCGCGCTGTCGCTGGTCGTGCTGCGCGCCATCGCCATGTACTTGGGCGTTCGGTTCGGGGGTGGTATCGGGCGCGCGGATCCCGCCACCATGCGGTACGGCTGGCTCGGCTTCCTGGCCCAAGCGGGCGTGTCACTGACGTTGGCCAACCAGCTGGGGGGCCTGCACGGCGACATTGGCGTGGCGCTCGGCACGATGGTCATGGGCGGCATCGCGGTGAACGAAGTGCTGGGGCCCGTCCTGTTCAAAGTGGCCATCAGCCTCGCGGGGGAGGGGCGCGCTGCCCCCACGGAGGAGAGCGACGACATCCCGCACCTCAGCGTGCCACCTCCGCCATCGAGCAGCGTGCATCCCGCGCCCATCGGTAGTGACGCCCCCCCCGACGACGACGCGCTCCGAACGTGGCCCGAGCAGGAACGCAAGAACCCATGGGGCAAGTCACTCCACTCGGGCTCGGCGTCGCTGGATCAGCGCGTACGGGACCTCGAGCTGGACCTGCACGCGATCGTGCGCGACGTCTCGTCTGGTCCGCTGCGCGAGTGGCGCGCGGACGGAGAGGCGTACCTGCGCGCCCTGCGGCGAGAGTTCCTCCGGCACCACCGGCGCATGACGGTGCGCGCGCGCACGAGCAAGAGCGAGAACCCCGCCGAGGCAGCCGCTGCGCTGCGCAGTGAGCAGGCAGAGCTGGCCGAGCGCTGGCGTGGCATCGTGTTGGGCCGCGGCGCACGCATCACTCAGGTCACCTGGCAGCCCGAGGACATCGTCGAGGCGCTCGACACCATCGTGGCGGCGCTGCCACAGACGCTGACGGTCCCGTACGACCCGCAGAGCTTCACTGGGCGTAGCGACGAGACGCTGTTCCAGTCCGCGCAGCGGGGTCTGCTCGTGACACGTCGCGCTGCGCTGCGCGTGCTTGGCCAGCCCGAGCCAAAGCGCGAGCTCGCGCTGCGCGACCTGGGACGCTTTCACTTGAGCGGCACGGCGCCCGACAAGCTCCAAGCGCTCATCGCGCTCTTCGTGCAAGGGGACCGCCACCTCGCCAACCGCACCCGCAGCATCTTCGACGCCATCGTGCGGGGCTACGATCAGCTGGCGACGCAGCTGGATCAAGAAGTGCAGCTGCTCGAGGCCCAGAGGGCGCGCAGCGCGCGACGAGCCTCCGAGAGCGCCTCCGCGTCCCCCGCCACCGACGCCGAGACCACCCCCGTGCTCCCCGAGGGCACGCCCGCGGAGGGGATCCCCCTGCTCGGTATCGGCGGCCCTCCGAGCAGCGAGCTGACGCGGCTCTCGTCCAGCCCACCGCCCCCGGCCATCGACGTGGAGGCGCGCCTGAAGCTGCTGCGCGCGGACATCGAGGAAGAGCTCGCCATCGGGCTCGAGGAGGTGCGCCGCATCGCGCAAGACGGCACGCTGCGCACCGCCACGGCGCTGGCCAACGGGCTGAAGGCCTTGAAGCGCGACACCGCCATCTATGGCACCTACCACCTACCGGCGCGCAAGCGCCGCAGCAGCCGCGTGTTCGCGCGCCGGCTGCGCGCCATCGAGATGCTCAGCGCCGACATCGTGGCGCACCGCCGCGCGAGCTCCGCCACCTACGGCATGCTCGCGATGGAGCTGGAGCTGGTGGGGCTCGAGGCCCGCGTGAAGGACGTGATGCTGGACCACAGCCAGCGCCTCGAGGGTGAGCTGCAGCGCCGCGTGCACCAGAAGGTGGAGCGCGTGCAGCAGTCCATGGCGGACGCCATCCACAGCTTCCACCACGCGCTCGCCACCGAGCAGGCGGGGGAGAGCCTGGCTGCGCAGGTTCGCCTGCTGACCGAAGACACCGAGCGCACCGCCGCGGAGGCCAGCCGCGTGGTGCTGCAGCTGCACGACGAGCTGCGTGACGAATCGAAGGTGGCCCCCCTGCTGGACGCCCTGACGGTCTCGGCGAGCGCGCTCACCAATCGGTACGACGTGCTCGAGGGGCACGTGGGCACGGGCGAGTGGAAGCTACCGGCCGCGCTCGAGCCTGTGGAGGTGGCGTTCCGCGACATCGTCCAGGCGCGCATCGACGCGCACATCGGGCCCGAGCTGCGCGCCACCACGCACGAGATCGCGCGCCAGGTGCAGCCACTGCTGGCCGCGCTGCAGGACCTGGAGCGCAAGCTGGCGTTCAACACCGAGCTGGCCACCAGCGAGCTCGACGTCGTCGCCGACGAGAAGATCCCACGCGAGGTGCGCGAGCTGCTGGCGGAGATGATCGGCGGCCCGCTCGAGCGCCACAAGTCCATCATCGACGACTTCGTGCAGCGCTCGGCCGAGTGGCCCGCGGAGTTCGGCGCGCGCCTGCGAGACGCCGTGAAGCAAGAGCTGCGCGAGCTCCGCAGCCTGCTGGCCGACGGTGAGTTCTCCCGAGCGCGCCTGCGCGAATTCCGGCGGGAGACCGAGAGCCGCAAGCTCCGCCACCGCGCGGAGCAGCTCCCTGGGGCGCTCCAGCGCCTGCGCCGGCAGTTCTCTCGCTCGGTGCGCGTGGTCGCTGGGGAGGAGCGCTTCGAGCGGTGGCGCGAGACGCTGGGTCTGCGCGGGGTGGTCCGGTCCACCGCGCTGGACCCCAAGTCGTTTGCCGCGCCGGCGCCTCGCGCCGACCTGCCGGTCATCTACCGGCGCCTTTTCTCGGCGGACACCATGGAGGCTGGCGACGTCCTCTTGGGCCGGGAGCGCGAGATCCACCACGCGCAGGAGATCCTCTCGCGCCGCGTGAAGGGGCGCATGCGCAGCGTGGCGCTGGTCGGTATCGACGGGGTCGGCAAGGCCGCCGTGTCCAACGCCATCGTGCGCACCGGGCGCTTCAAGCAGGTTCGCCGCGTGACGCTGAGCGCCCCCTCGGACGCGAGCGTGTTCGAGGAGGTCGTGCGCGCCGGCTCCGAGGGGCAGCTGGTCGTGGTCGACGGCGTGCACTGGTTGCTCAGCGCAGAGCCCGGCGGCTTCGAACCGCTGCGTCGCTTCGCGGACATCGTCATCGCCGATGGCGGACGGCACGCGTGGCTGCTCCACGCCGACGAGGTGTTCTTCCGCTACGCGAGCAGCGTCGCGCCGCTGGCCGACGCGTTCCCCGACCGCATCCGCCTCGAGCCCCTCTCACCCGAAGCGCTGCGCGGCGCCGTCATGGACCGCTCGAGCCACAGCGGGCTCGGCACGTCGTTCGAGCGCGTCGAAGGCGACTCCCGCATCGAAGAGTGGCTGGCACGCTCGGCCAGTCGCCTGCGTGGACCGATGGACCACTACTTTCAAGAGCTGCACGCGGCCAGCGGCGGACTGGTGCGCGATGCGCTGCGGCTGTGGCTGGCGTCCATCCGCGGCGTGCAGAACGACGAGCTGGTGCGCGTCGGGCGCGTGCCCCCCTCCGCCTACGCGGCCCTGTCGCGACTCGCCGACGACGTCCTGATTACGCTCTACCAGATCCACAGGCAGGGCTGGATGCACCCGCGTGTGCTGGCGCACCTGTTCCGCGTGGACCAGGGCGCCGCGCACGCTGAGCTGGCGCGGCTGGCGCACCTGGGGCTGTTGGAGGAGCAGGACGGGCAGGTGTACCGCGTAGAGGTCCACCTACGCGGCGCGCTGGCGCGTGTGCTCATCGAGAAGGGGTGGGTCCGATGA
- a CDS encoding mechanosensitive ion channel, producing MGDGQAGAPRSGTASAAGAGTSGNGGAETSSPEGRGSGADGEGESGAAPPGAGGAPEPGSVHEASGAANAGGTGTPSVGAPSAGPTAEANSGDAVAPPTNDVADAGVPPEDAALDAGVPFVDASVAEEVAEPLEPDAGPATAPVETTAPPEAGGAAPTTTVVQVPMPFVQASESIDPWAGLREVIPGIPTGGIKPIGLLGLLALLALFSTFIERLRGRLLRDGLLPTLLAVTQVVVRLLALLIALALVIQVVPANIRWVVYFILIASGAALGWSMRDVMPDLIAGVVIVFERRIRRGIWIRSDSFSGAVERVGLRSSWLRDSKGHRVAVPNRLLMQAPVVSDEEGERVQEVVVRLGGADAADIRRALRDAVLASPWTTPESEPQVLRDPVDPDLWQVRGRLLSASFASSFQGQLLERAEAQLAALQARSRRTRETSPGFEESPAGVPTTKHAKLDKAEKSDKADKHDKTDKTDKPKAP from the coding sequence GTGGGTGATGGGCAGGCGGGCGCGCCTCGCAGCGGTACCGCGAGCGCAGCGGGGGCCGGGACCTCGGGCAACGGCGGCGCGGAGACCTCTTCACCGGAGGGCAGAGGTTCGGGAGCCGACGGGGAAGGCGAGAGCGGCGCGGCGCCACCGGGCGCGGGCGGCGCGCCGGAGCCGGGAAGCGTCCATGAGGCTTCTGGCGCGGCCAACGCAGGCGGCACCGGCACGCCCAGTGTGGGGGCCCCGAGCGCAGGGCCCACGGCGGAAGCCAACTCGGGGGACGCGGTCGCGCCGCCGACGAACGACGTCGCGGATGCGGGTGTGCCACCGGAGGACGCGGCGCTGGACGCAGGCGTGCCGTTCGTGGACGCGAGTGTCGCCGAAGAGGTCGCGGAGCCGCTCGAGCCCGACGCGGGGCCAGCGACGGCCCCCGTCGAGACCACGGCCCCCCCCGAGGCGGGCGGCGCGGCCCCCACCACGACAGTGGTGCAGGTGCCCATGCCCTTCGTGCAGGCGTCCGAGTCGATCGACCCGTGGGCCGGGCTGCGCGAGGTGATCCCCGGCATCCCGACGGGCGGCATCAAGCCCATCGGCCTGCTGGGTCTGCTCGCTCTGCTGGCGCTGTTTTCGACCTTCATCGAGCGCCTGCGCGGGCGGCTGCTGCGTGACGGCCTGTTGCCCACCCTCCTGGCCGTCACGCAGGTGGTGGTGCGCCTGCTGGCCCTGCTCATCGCGCTGGCGCTGGTCATCCAAGTGGTGCCCGCCAACATCCGCTGGGTCGTGTACTTCATCCTCATCGCCAGCGGCGCCGCGCTGGGCTGGTCCATGCGCGACGTCATGCCCGACCTCATCGCGGGCGTGGTGATCGTCTTCGAGCGGCGCATCCGGCGCGGCATCTGGATTCGGTCCGACAGCTTCTCTGGCGCGGTGGAGCGCGTGGGCCTGCGCTCGAGCTGGCTGCGGGACAGCAAGGGCCACCGTGTGGCGGTGCCCAACCGGCTGCTCATGCAGGCCCCCGTGGTGAGCGACGAAGAAGGCGAGCGCGTGCAGGAGGTGGTGGTGCGGCTCGGCGGCGCAGACGCCGCGGACATCCGACGCGCGCTGCGGGATGCCGTCTTGGCCTCTCCCTGGACCACGCCCGAGAGCGAGCCGCAGGTGCTGCGCGACCCGGTGGACCCGGACCTCTGGCAAGTGCGCGGCCGCCTGCTCTCCGCCAGCTTCGCTTCGTCGTTCCAGGGTCAGCTGCTGGAGCGCGCGGAGGCCCAGCTCGCAGCGCTCCAGGCGCGGTCGCGGCGCACGCGCGAGACCAGCCCTGGCTTCGAAGAGAGCCCGGCTGGCGTGCCCACCACCAAGCACGCCAAGCTGGACAAGGCCGAGAAGTCGGACAAGGCCGACAAGCACGACAAGACCGACAAGACCGACAAGCCGAAGGCCCCCTAG
- a CDS encoding pyridoxal-phosphate dependent enzyme, producing the protein MTDTLGTRFPGLAPLLRADLLGPLPTSVEPLARLSRMTSTELYIKRDDRSAAHYGGNKARKLSFLLGDATRAGADTLLTVGAFGSHHVLATSVHGARNGFAVHAVLLPQPFTPHVERNILAGLGASATHHPVRHSALAAAEVARVLARLRLSRRRPYFIPHGGTSPLGALGYVDAGLELAAQVDAGLTPEPHAVYCALGSGGTAVGLCVGLAAAGLRVPVVAVRVTPRLVAPRVMLDQLVERVVHDLHTRDPRFPRVAEAAKHLMHVTDEQRGAGYGKPDDAAQRAAELALADDVELDPTYTAKAFAQMLQHAEGERRGQRLLFLHTLSSQDLEPLVSRAPALPRWTDRYRREQR; encoded by the coding sequence ATGACCGACACGCTTGGCACCCGCTTCCCCGGCCTGGCCCCGCTGCTGCGCGCCGACCTCCTGGGCCCGCTCCCCACCTCGGTGGAGCCGCTCGCACGCCTCAGCCGCATGACCAGCACGGAGCTGTACATCAAGCGCGACGACCGCTCTGCCGCGCACTACGGCGGCAACAAGGCGCGCAAGCTCTCGTTCCTGTTGGGTGACGCCACGCGCGCTGGCGCGGACACGCTGCTCACGGTGGGCGCCTTCGGGTCCCACCACGTCCTCGCGACTTCGGTACACGGGGCGCGCAACGGGTTCGCGGTACACGCGGTGCTGCTGCCGCAGCCGTTCACTCCACACGTCGAGCGCAACATCCTCGCCGGCCTGGGCGCGTCCGCCACGCACCACCCTGTGCGACACTCCGCGCTCGCGGCGGCCGAGGTCGCGCGTGTGCTGGCTCGGTTGCGGCTCTCGCGGCGGCGCCCCTACTTCATCCCGCACGGGGGCACCTCGCCGCTGGGTGCGCTGGGCTACGTGGACGCGGGGCTCGAGCTGGCCGCGCAGGTGGACGCGGGGCTCACGCCCGAGCCGCACGCGGTGTACTGCGCGCTCGGCAGCGGGGGCACGGCCGTGGGTCTTTGCGTGGGGCTCGCCGCCGCGGGGCTGCGTGTGCCGGTGGTGGCGGTGCGGGTCACGCCGCGCTTGGTGGCGCCGCGCGTCATGCTCGACCAGCTGGTGGAGCGCGTGGTGCACGACCTCCACACACGCGACCCGCGCTTCCCGCGCGTGGCCGAGGCCGCCAAGCACCTCATGCACGTGACCGACGAGCAGCGCGGCGCGGGCTACGGCAAACCCGACGACGCGGCGCAGCGCGCGGCCGAGCTCGCGCTGGCGGACGACGTGGAGCTGGACCCCACGTACACGGCCAAGGCCTTCGCGCAGATGCTGCAGCACGCAGAGGGCGAGCGCCGCGGGCAGCGGCTGCTGTTCCTGCACACCCTCAGCTCACAGGATCTCGAGCCGCTGGTCAGCCGCGCCCCCGCCCTGCCCCGCTGGACGGACCGCTACCGCCGCGAGCAACGCTGA